The following proteins come from a genomic window of Lolium rigidum isolate FL_2022 chromosome 5, APGP_CSIRO_Lrig_0.1, whole genome shotgun sequence:
- the LOC124656814 gene encoding subtilisin-like protease SBT1.7 codes for MASMISLLSLYSLLVLVLVQSTHSAIIPEPKNSIAEPKPDRPWSSDHTYIVQTNHLAKPSKFATLERWYASMVDTYSPRATTATDRILYTYGTVMHGFTVSLTDGEARRMSTVPGVTHVYKDRAVYHTQTTRSPWFMGLHDDFGAWPDSEFGDGIIIGFIDTGIWPERASFNDTGLGPVRSTWRGNCVDAAGFNATLSCNNKLVGAKSFTINDPSPRDIEGHGTHVSSTAAGAEVPRADLYGFSGGRASGVARNARIAMYKACVPDPLVGCPDSAVTAAIDAAVSDGVDLISISLGGRADDPFYNDALAVATFGAVRRGVFVVLAGGNSGPEASSVSNVAPWMTTVGATTTDRVFPATLRLGNGVELTGQSLYTLKSKGTSMLQLVYSSCGEDDLTLDKVMGKVVVCTRMAGPRTGFYVEKAGGAGMVSPDGTNRFSDAVLALTFTLPGVMISHTAEKKLNDYMASSPYPVASFAFACETVTGENRAPIVAGFSSRGPSVLAPEILKPDLVAPGVNILAAWSGDAPPSSWDNDTRRVEFNIVSGTSMACPHVAGAAALIKKVHGDWTPAMVRSALMTTAGPLDKNGRDIVDSGTVFGGAAMDATPLSAGAGLVLPRLAMDPGLVYDAGTQDYVDFLCTLNYTAKQMRQFAPEMSTGCGARSRIPGGVANVNYPSFVVVFSADGGIRTLTRTVTKVSAKPETYNVTFAAPEGVAVTVTPTTLEFIRKNEKRSYTVEFSVQAQGKVRPAGTWDFGHISWENRKHRVRSPVAFNWQI; via the coding sequence ATGGCTTCAATGATCTCCCTCCTCTCGCTCTACTCCCTGCTAGTTCTCGTCCTTGTCCAGTCCACACACTCAGCCATCATCCCAGAGCCCAAGAACTCCATTGCCGAGCCCAAGCCTGATCGTCCTTGGAGCTCGGACCACACCTACATCGTCCAAACCAACCACCTGGCCAAGCCATCCAAGTTCGCCACCCTCGAGCGTTGGTACGCGTCCATGGTGGACACCTACTCACCTCGTGCCACCACCGCCACGGACCGCATCCTGTACACCTACGGCACCGTCATGCACGGTTTCACCGTCAGCCTCACCGACGGCGAGGCCCGGCGCATGTCGACCGTCCCCGGCGTGACCCACGTGTACAAGGACAGGGCCGTGTACCACACCCAGACCACGAGGTCGCCCTGGTTCATGGGCCTCCACGACGACTTCGGCGCCTGGCCGGACTCGGAGTTCGGCGACGGCATCATCatcggcttcatcgacaccggcaTCTGGCCGGAACGCGCCAGCTTCAACGACACCGGCCTCGGCCCCGTTCGTTCCACATGGAGGGGCAACTGCGTCGACGCCGCGGGTTTCAACGCCACCTTATCCTGCAACAACAAGCTGGTCGGCGCCAAGTCCTTCACCATCAACGACCCGAGCCCGAGGGACATCGAAGGGCATGGCACGCACGTGTcatcgacggccgccggcgcggaGGTTCCCCGGGCCGATCTGTACGGCTTCTCGGGCGGGAGGGCGAGCGGCGTGGCGCGCAATGCGAGGATCGCCATGTACAAGGCGTGCGTCCCGGACCCGCTTGTAGGATGCCCCGACTCGGCGGTCACGGCGGCGATCGACGCCGCGGTGAGTGACGGCGTGGACCTCATCTCCATCTCCCTTGGCGGCCGCGCTGACGATCCCTTCTACAAcgacgccctcgccgtcgccacaTTCGGCGCAGTTCGCAGGGGCGTGTTCGTCGTCCTCGCCGGTGGCAACAGCGGTCCCGAGGCGTCTTCCGTGTCCAACGTCGCGCCATGGATGACCACCGTCGGCGCCACCACCACGGACCGGGTGTTCCCGGCGACACTCAGGCTCGGCAATGGTGTGGAGCTGACGGGCCAGTCCCTGTACACATTGAAGTCCAAGGGCACGAGCATGCTCCAGCTCGTGTACAGCTCCTGCGGCGAGGATGACCTGACGCTCGACAAGGTCATGGGCAAGGTGGTGGTGTGCACGCGGATGGCAGGACCCCGGACCGGCTTCTACGTGGAGAAAGCCGGCGGAGCAGGGATGGTGTCCCCGGACGGGACGAACCGGTTCTCGGATGCCGTCTTGGCCCTTACCTTCACGCTCCCCGGGGTCATGATCAGCCACACTGCCGAAAAGAAGCTGAACGACTACATGGCGTCGTCGCCGTACCCGGTGGCGTCGTTCGCCTTCGCCTGCGAGACGGTGACCGGCGAGAACCGGGCGCCGATAGTGGCCGGGTTCTCTTCGCGGGGCCCCAGCGTGTTGGCCCCTGAGATCCTGAAGCCGGACCTCGTCGCGCCGGGCGTGAACATCCTGGCGGCCTGGTCGGGCGACGCGCCGCCGTCGAGCTGGGACAATGACACGCGGAGAGTCGAGTTCAACATCGTCTCCGGGACGTCCATGGCGTGCCCGCATgtcgccggcgcggcggcgctgATCAAGAAGGTGCACGGCGACTGGACGCCGGCGATGGTGCGGTCGGCGCTGATGACGACCGCCGGCCCGCTCGACAAGAACGGAAGGGACATCGTCGACAGCGGCACCGTCTTCGGCGGCGCCGCGATGGACGCGACGCCGCTGTCAGCCGGGGCGGGGCTAGTCCTTCCGCGGCTCGCCATGGACCCGGGCCTGGTGTACGACGCTGGCACGCAGGACTACGTGGACTTCCTCTGCACCCTCAACTACACGGCGAAGCAGATGCGGCAGTTCGCGCCGGAGATGAGCACCGGGTGCGGCGCGAGGTCGAGGATCCCCGGGGGCGTGGCCAACGTCAACTACCCGTCTTTCGTGGTGGTGTTCAGCGCCGACGGGGGCATCCGCACGCTGACGAGGACGGTGACCAAGGTGTCGGCGAAGCCGGAGACGTACAACGTGACGTTCGCGGCGCCGGAGGGCGTGGCGGTTACCGTGACGCCGACGACGCTGGAGTTCATCAGGAAgaacgagaagcggagctacacGGTGGAGTTCAGCGTCCAGGCGCAGGGAAAGGTGAGGCCGGCCGGGACATGGGACTTCGGCCACATTTCCTGGGAGAACAGGAAGCACCGGGTGAGGAGCCCCGTTGCCTTCAACTGGCAGATCTGA